In a single window of the Ruminococcus albus 7 = DSM 20455 genome:
- a CDS encoding glycosyl hydrolase yields the protein MKNKFKKTMAAFAALAVAASSYAASMPVQAATADSFPYTIEAEDMKGAELWTQNYGPSPKNSSGKGFFYLTGNSASFTVTVPEDGMYTITARCAQVLDKNGRQESISVNGIKRMKNMPYSEEWTDFSFGSFRLNKGVNTIEFISEYGYMAIDTVTVSATPKHDYTLATGTLTDKNATPEAKSLMAYLKSVYGSHIIAGQQEIYGGGHGGNYEWENEYLKDLTGKVPAIRGVDFMNYNPLYGWDDGTTERCIEWATKRGGIVTASWHINVPKDFENYTLGEKLDWKECTYKNYQSSDGSKSFDTRNVVIKGTKEYEYFQLAIKDLAEQLKRLQDAGVPVIWRPLHEAQGNEGNYSDGTAWFWWGDRGADTYKKVWKLLYTTLTEEYGLHNLIWEFNSYDYTNSATWYPGDDYVDIVAYDKYNVEYNRGDGKSGGPNLLAIPAKFDALYALTNGKKMVAMAENDTIPALDNLTVEDAGWLYFCPWYDGGEDGGTAFLGAAYQDFDELKKIYQSDYCITLDELPVDLYTNGGSSDHIIIPQEITYPTNIKANYSQQYHQVQFVWDKVKGADKYGIAVYLAGKWRVQTSNITTNSYVTPKNLTPGMTYKVAIAARINGKWDTTNAIKNAVTVTIK from the coding sequence ATGAAAAACAAATTCAAGAAAACAATGGCGGCATTTGCCGCACTTGCAGTGGCAGCTTCATCTTATGCAGCTTCCATGCCCGTTCAGGCCGCGACCGCTGATTCCTTCCCCTACACCATTGAGGCAGAGGATATGAAAGGCGCTGAGCTCTGGACACAGAATTACGGTCCTTCACCTAAGAATTCTTCAGGCAAGGGCTTCTTCTACCTTACAGGCAATTCTGCATCATTTACTGTGACTGTTCCCGAGGACGGTATGTACACCATTACTGCAAGATGTGCACAGGTGCTCGATAAGAACGGCAGACAGGAGTCCATCTCTGTAAACGGCATCAAGCGCATGAAGAATATGCCTTATTCCGAGGAGTGGACAGATTTCAGCTTCGGCAGCTTCCGTCTGAACAAGGGCGTTAACACAATCGAGTTCATAAGCGAGTACGGCTACATGGCTATAGACACAGTCACCGTCAGCGCTACCCCCAAGCATGATTATACACTGGCAACCGGCACTCTGACCGACAAGAATGCTACACCCGAGGCAAAGTCGCTGATGGCTTACCTCAAGAGCGTTTACGGCAGCCACATCATCGCAGGCCAGCAGGAGATATACGGCGGCGGTCACGGCGGAAACTATGAGTGGGAGAACGAGTATCTCAAAGATCTCACAGGCAAGGTACCCGCTATCAGAGGCGTAGACTTCATGAACTACAATCCGCTGTACGGCTGGGATGACGGCACCACCGAGCGCTGCATAGAGTGGGCTACCAAGCGCGGCGGTATAGTTACTGCATCATGGCATATAAATGTCCCCAAGGATTTTGAAAACTATACTCTCGGTGAAAAGCTCGACTGGAAGGAATGCACATATAAGAACTATCAGAGCAGTGACGGTTCAAAGTCATTTGATACAAGAAACGTTGTCATCAAGGGCACAAAGGAATATGAGTACTTCCAGCTGGCAATAAAAGACCTCGCAGAGCAGCTGAAAAGACTTCAGGATGCAGGCGTACCTGTTATCTGGAGACCTCTGCACGAGGCACAGGGCAACGAGGGCAACTATTCCGACGGTACTGCATGGTTCTGGTGGGGCGACAGAGGAGCCGATACCTATAAGAAGGTATGGAAGCTGCTCTATACCACACTGACCGAGGAGTACGGTCTGCACAACCTGATATGGGAATTCAACAGCTATGACTACACTAATTCCGCTACATGGTATCCCGGCGATGATTATGTAGATATCGTAGCATACGATAAGTACAATGTTGAGTACAACAGAGGCGACGGAAAGTCAGGCGGTCCTAACCTGCTGGCTATACCTGCAAAGTTCGATGCACTGTACGCGCTGACCAACGGCAAGAAGATGGTCGCTATGGCTGAGAACGACACTATTCCCGCACTGGATAACCTGACCGTTGAGGATGCAGGCTGGCTGTACTTCTGCCCCTGGTATGACGGCGGTGAAGACGGCGGCACAGCTTTCCTGGGTGCTGCTTATCAGGACTTTGATGAGCTGAAGAAGATCTACCAGAGCGATTACTGCATCACTCTCGATGAACTGCCTGTTGATCTTTACACAAACGGCGGCAGCAGCGATCATATCATCATTCCTCAGGAAATCACCTATCCTACAAACATCAAGGCTAATTACAGCCAGCAGTATCACCAGGTACAGTTCGTCTGGGATAAGGTCAAGGGTGCTGACAAGTACGGCATAGCTGTATATCTTGCCGGTAAATGGAGAGTACAGACTTCCAACATTACTACAAACAGCTATGTAACTCCCAAGAACCTGACTCCCGGCATGACCTACAAAGTAGCTATTGCTGCAAGAATCAACGGAAAGTGGGATACCACTAATGCTATCAAGAATGCTGTAACGGTTACTATCAAGTAA
- a CDS encoding substrate-binding domain-containing protein, protein MISNIYNPEYDDEQLAAENDIYRLIESPDLCGIILVTEAFINPTHRRQISQLMNYRSDIPQIAVGSYFEGFELEHCIPLNTADSDDIADLTEHLITVHGFTEIDLLTGFESYSVSHLRIDGYRSALEKHGIPFDEDRVIFGDFWMPSGEKLAKAYISGERPMPQAVICANDYMAYGILDVFAEQGISVPGDITVVGYEFVRERHMHTPVLTTFQRSREALGRIAAEMLLNKVSSGEFGVLVPPRGKVICGDSCTCGIRPADLNAELSAARTKAFYEFLHLYNQLEQRLTEAHSMRDFCGKFVGSEYLLRNISGAELCLYRNWHNGAADDSMMNCYTLYNESLNGQSRNISRLELSALTERSGAPAVYYCSPLFFGDRPMGFVVTRYEIPETYDHIFRSWMKSVSNALEILRMKNDIKYLMECCNISEYQDTVTGLLNRKGFSHELHILIRKAVKRQPVFCLLLQTAIDRDNLSLKNKTKEIAIQQEISAALQVVAPSFICARLEPNIYAVAGLYTDEDMELLLRERVTALVLNNEKYIDLFGMDSFCISAVCTEYSSSTELMNIAEKELMVQADILRDSHLNTHYRQLISARNRLYSGREAPFTVEAICRQYLISAGHFRKIYKETFGIAYHQDIIRMRMMKMIWLLISTDLDISVIAERCGYDDYGYCLRLFRQFTGHTPNKYRKL, encoded by the coding sequence GTGATATCCAATATATATAATCCCGAGTATGACGATGAGCAGCTTGCGGCTGAAAATGATATCTACCGACTTATAGAGTCGCCGGATCTTTGCGGTATAATACTTGTTACCGAAGCATTCATCAATCCCACCCACCGCAGGCAGATATCTCAGCTAATGAATTACAGGAGCGATATACCGCAGATAGCTGTGGGCTCATATTTTGAAGGCTTTGAACTCGAACACTGCATACCGCTCAATACAGCTGATTCGGATGATATAGCCGACCTCACAGAGCATCTGATAACGGTACACGGCTTTACTGAGATAGACCTGCTGACGGGTTTTGAGAGCTATTCGGTATCGCATCTGCGTATAGACGGTTACCGCAGTGCATTGGAAAAACATGGTATACCATTTGACGAAGATCGTGTAATATTCGGGGATTTCTGGATGCCATCGGGTGAGAAACTGGCAAAAGCTTATATCTCGGGAGAAAGACCTATGCCGCAGGCGGTGATATGTGCCAATGATTATATGGCATACGGGATCCTTGATGTGTTTGCCGAACAGGGGATATCCGTGCCCGGTGACATCACTGTAGTCGGTTATGAATTTGTTCGTGAACGGCATATGCATACTCCTGTTCTCACGACTTTTCAGCGAAGCCGCGAAGCGCTTGGAAGGATAGCTGCAGAGATGCTGCTTAACAAAGTAAGTTCAGGCGAGTTCGGGGTCCTGGTACCGCCGCGGGGCAAAGTGATATGCGGCGATAGCTGTACCTGCGGCATAAGACCTGCCGACCTCAACGCCGAACTCAGTGCTGCAAGGACAAAAGCTTTCTATGAATTCCTGCACCTTTATAATCAGTTGGAGCAAAGGCTGACAGAAGCACATTCCATGCGTGACTTCTGTGGGAAATTCGTGGGCTCGGAATATCTGCTGCGCAATATCAGCGGTGCGGAGCTCTGCCTTTACCGCAACTGGCACAATGGAGCCGCCGATGACAGTATGATGAACTGCTACACATTATATAATGAATCACTTAACGGTCAGAGCAGAAACATCTCACGGCTGGAGCTTTCTGCGCTGACAGAGCGCAGTGGAGCGCCTGCGGTATATTATTGTTCACCGCTGTTTTTCGGTGACCGTCCTATGGGTTTCGTTGTGACCAGATACGAAATCCCTGAAACATATGATCATATATTCCGCAGCTGGATGAAATCAGTATCAAATGCGCTGGAGATACTGCGCATGAAAAACGATATAAAATACCTCATGGAGTGCTGTAATATATCCGAATATCAGGACACTGTTACAGGATTGCTCAATCGTAAGGGATTTTCCCATGAGCTGCATATACTTATACGCAAGGCTGTGAAACGTCAGCCTGTGTTCTGCCTGCTGCTGCAGACTGCCATAGACCGTGACAACCTGTCACTAAAGAACAAGACCAAAGAGATAGCCATACAACAGGAGATTTCTGCAGCTTTGCAGGTCGTCGCACCATCATTCATCTGTGCAAGACTTGAACCGAATATCTACGCTGTTGCAGGGCTATATACCGATGAGGACATGGAACTGCTCCTGCGGGAGCGTGTTACCGCACTGGTACTCAACAACGAGAAGTATATTGACCTTTTCGGCATGGATTCGTTCTGTATCTCGGCTGTATGTACCGAGTACAGCAGCTCAACCGAGCTTATGAATATAGCCGAGAAAGAACTTATGGTACAGGCAGATATTTTACGTGATAGTCACCTTAATACTCATTACCGTCAGCTTATATCAGCACGGAACAGGCTGTATTCAGGCAGGGAAGCCCCTTTTACGGTTGAAGCAATCTGCAGGCAGTATCTTATATCGGCAGGTCATTTCCGCAAGATCTATAAGGAAACATTTGGTATTGCCTATCATCAGGATATCATAAGGATGCGTATGATGAAAATGATATGGCTGCTGATATCCACCGACCTGGATATTTCTGTAATTGCAGAGCGCTGCGGTTATGATGACTATGGCTATTGTCTGCGCCTTTTCAGACAATTCACAGGTCATACGCCGAATAAATACCGAAAACTATAG
- a CDS encoding GGDEF domain-containing protein: MNNDNENLKNAMIIKNLTLFFGGFLLFTDVFFLAVGIVYDMPLIRYLIYVKLVINTTNIYLILKKHYLVSTVIIYVVIMAMMVVGIISMGTRPAFQLYALGMLICVSYNGYLHNRILKKELPFMLMMGIHVLLYTGMLLYARFREPLYTYPQSAVDILVIFNSVATFSIVILYAFLFHNVAIHSEEKLEKMALMDKLTGLYNRHYLLAFLDHTGPRNPEDRWIAMLDIDDFKKINDSYGHNCGDFILHEIAAMIRDVCKNCIVCRWGGEEFIILSNINECSTEVLETLRKNIENREFIFEGNTIHATVTIGECRYETGQSNDKYGYPWLTKSFMKANTAARTV, translated from the coding sequence ATGAACAATGATAATGAGAATTTGAAAAATGCCATGATAATAAAGAATCTGACCTTGTTTTTCGGCGGCTTCCTGCTGTTTACCGATGTATTTTTTCTCGCGGTCGGGATAGTATACGATATGCCGCTTATACGTTATCTGATTTATGTTAAGCTCGTTATTAATACTACTAATATATATCTGATACTAAAAAAGCATTATCTTGTATCAACGGTGATAATTTACGTTGTAATAATGGCGATGATGGTAGTAGGCATTATAAGTATGGGTACGCGGCCTGCTTTTCAGCTATATGCGCTGGGTATGCTTATATGTGTCAGCTACAACGGCTATCTGCATAACCGTATACTGAAAAAGGAACTCCCTTTCATGTTAATGATGGGGATCCACGTTTTGCTTTATACAGGTATGCTTCTGTATGCCAGGTTCAGAGAACCGCTGTACACTTATCCGCAGAGTGCAGTCGATATTCTTGTGATATTCAACTCAGTGGCAACGTTCAGTATTGTTATACTTTATGCTTTTCTTTTCCACAATGTTGCGATCCACTCTGAGGAAAAGCTGGAGAAAATGGCACTTATGGATAAACTGACAGGTCTTTACAACCGACATTATCTTTTAGCATTTCTTGATCACACAGGACCGAGAAACCCTGAAGACCGCTGGATAGCGATGCTTGATATTGATGATTTCAAAAAGATAAATGACTCCTATGGTCACAACTGCGGTGATTTTATCCTGCATGAGATCGCTGCGATGATACGTGATGTATGCAAGAATTGTATAGTATGCCGCTGGGGCGGTGAGGAATTCATTATACTTTCAAATATAAACGAGTGCAGCACCGAAGTACTTGAAACGCTGAGAAAGAATATTGAGAACAGGGAGTTTATATTTGAAGGCAATACCATACACGCTACGGTAACCATAGGCGAATGTCGGTATGAGACCGGGCAGTCCAATGATAAATATGGATATCCGTGGCTGACGAAAAGCTTTATGAAGGCAAACACAGCGGCAAGAACCGTGTAG
- a CDS encoding glycoside hydrolase family 98 domain-containing protein: MKFKKLCALILAGTLVAGTMIAPAGGIVPAAIRPIGITAEAASYMRRPCDPEHPMLIVHIDTWNYADPAKIIATIPESIRPYCVFNISLSINWSNTEHKWLMVQDGYECAKSWLKTCSDMGVWCMVQPASGGQCHFPDYDSNYNIVNSPNKNRYVQHADDDYENTIYAEFFRDYPSFIGFNYSEQFWGFASQDHPCTFQQRYQHFAHLLKLCNKYGGYLNINFCANRWSAGLNPIAMLKTNSQWRDACEKYGQNLMLEEKYTQESMIEDVESQILGLYLSGYCGCYGVRYDDTGWTDLGSDGSSLSTKNQYRQITGLPIHAERMIMNGATVIDGPELVWNDDFGETWGGVKDSEGYSCRNWFTKDQYVNSTLNFFEKMVDGTYRIPTRQEVIDRTKYIIIQDVSSGGDNTKYSTYQTLFEGLYRMPNDGNLWDNKNLYKSTGRYPTIPTTYGLRDSTAKSFKYQLKQSQLGSRWSSISAKQNEFNREFPSEYVGTCYAGHYNNTWVTYNNDKLNGNQGVLIDLQYNTCSTFDANFNAYGNAIINEYSDHIDIYANNFDNKAQTTLSTDTFKVNGCNSRPTYTAKDTGRNQTRSQISESYSNGTYTLTVKHNGPVDIRINCTGNNTGRKTNYNKASVQPITKPAFYTGTRQYEGEFFDVKNVEGYVTNACNSGVTGIQGHGFLKYGKNYNAAVKDTVHTNKAGQFTMKLRYSSQSDIDQVDLYVNGTKQETMHLSNTYGYSNWKTYEKTINLKAGDNKIEFKSNSALPSSLYIDNFTVDGDFGDGSGTIIVNEPDPIQGRIVRDLKVADAENADDWSIVYDTTVGSRFYGDRDITVSSIPSYLKNRETIRTACDSKLYSGDEAAFTVNQNATVYIAVDDRVNQGLSWLGSWTKTSDTMTTSNDVVLTLFHKDFSAGSSVTLGTNGAQGLSANYIVFVLPQGTYQSETHEYPKVTNIQYNTQYHQFKVNWSSVKGASQYGIAVKLAGRWKVQAYTDAYTTTFTSPKLKAGSSYQMVICAKVNGNWDITDINSRSFYVTVK; encoded by the coding sequence ATGAAATTCAAAAAATTGTGTGCCCTGATCTTAGCCGGCACGCTTGTCGCGGGTACGATGATCGCACCGGCAGGAGGTATAGTTCCTGCAGCAATAAGACCTATAGGCATAACAGCAGAGGCTGCTTCGTATATGCGCCGCCCCTGTGACCCCGAGCATCCCATGCTCATAGTACATATAGACACATGGAATTATGCCGACCCCGCAAAGATCATAGCAACGATCCCCGAGAGCATAAGACCATACTGTGTGTTCAATATCTCCCTTTCCATAAACTGGAGCAATACCGAACACAAGTGGCTGATGGTGCAGGACGGCTACGAGTGCGCAAAGTCATGGCTGAAGACCTGTTCGGATATGGGCGTATGGTGCATGGTGCAGCCTGCATCGGGCGGACAGTGTCATTTTCCTGACTATGACAGCAACTACAATATCGTAAACTCTCCCAACAAGAACAGGTACGTACAGCACGCTGATGATGATTACGAGAACACGATATATGCCGAGTTCTTCCGTGATTATCCCAGCTTTATCGGTTTCAACTATTCCGAACAGTTCTGGGGGTTTGCTTCACAGGATCATCCCTGCACTTTCCAGCAGCGCTATCAGCATTTCGCACATCTGCTGAAACTCTGCAACAAGTACGGCGGATATCTGAACATCAACTTCTGTGCTAACCGCTGGTCGGCAGGACTTAATCCCATAGCCATGCTCAAGACTAACAGCCAGTGGCGTGATGCCTGCGAGAAGTACGGTCAGAACCTGATGCTGGAAGAAAAGTATACACAGGAAAGTATGATAGAGGACGTTGAATCCCAGATACTGGGTCTGTATCTTTCGGGCTACTGCGGATGCTACGGTGTGCGCTACGATGATACGGGCTGGACAGACCTAGGTTCCGACGGTTCATCCCTTTCCACCAAGAATCAGTACCGTCAGATCACGGGTCTGCCTATCCATGCAGAGAGGATGATAATGAACGGTGCTACCGTCATAGACGGACCCGAGCTTGTATGGAACGATGACTTCGGTGAAACATGGGGCGGCGTAAAGGACAGTGAAGGTTATTCCTGCCGCAACTGGTTCACCAAAGACCAGTATGTTAATTCCACACTGAATTTCTTTGAAAAGATGGTAGACGGTACTTACCGTATACCCACCCGTCAGGAAGTCATCGACCGCACAAAGTATATCATCATACAGGACGTAAGTTCGGGCGGCGACAATACAAAGTACAGCACATACCAGACGCTGTTCGAGGGTCTTTACCGTATGCCGAACGACGGCAATCTCTGGGATAACAAGAACCTCTATAAATCAACGGGACGTTACCCCACTATACCCACCACCTACGGTCTCAGGGACAGTACTGCTAAGTCATTCAAGTATCAGCTGAAACAGTCGCAGCTCGGTTCCCGCTGGAGCAGTATCTCTGCCAAGCAGAACGAGTTCAACAGGGAATTCCCCTCCGAGTACGTGGGTACCTGCTATGCGGGTCACTATAATAACACATGGGTGACTTACAACAACGATAAGCTCAACGGAAATCAGGGCGTGCTTATTGATCTGCAGTACAACACTTGTTCGACCTTCGATGCTAACTTCAATGCATACGGTAATGCGATAATAAACGAGTACAGCGACCATATCGACATATATGCTAATAATTTTGATAACAAGGCTCAGACTACTCTATCTACCGATACCTTCAAGGTCAACGGCTGCAACTCCAGACCTACCTATACTGCTAAGGACACCGGCCGCAACCAGACAAGATCCCAGATATCCGAGAGTTATTCCAACGGTACCTATACCCTTACCGTAAAGCACAACGGTCCTGTTGATATACGTATCAACTGCACAGGCAATAACACAGGCAGAAAGACCAATTACAACAAGGCATCTGTACAGCCCATAACCAAGCCCGCATTCTACACAGGCACCCGCCAGTACGAGGGTGAGTTCTTTGATGTCAAGAATGTTGAGGGCTACGTTACGAATGCCTGCAACAGCGGCGTTACAGGCATACAGGGCCATGGCTTCCTGAAATACGGCAAGAACTACAATGCTGCTGTCAAGGATACCGTACATACCAATAAGGCAGGTCAGTTTACCATGAAGCTGAGATATTCTTCTCAGTCGGACATAGATCAGGTTGATCTCTATGTGAACGGCACCAAGCAGGAGACCATGCACCTTTCAAACACCTACGGCTACTCCAACTGGAAGACATATGAAAAGACGATCAACCTGAAAGCAGGGGATAACAAGATCGAGTTCAAGTCAAATTCGGCTCTTCCCTCCTCGCTGTACATCGATAACTTTACAGTAGACGGCGATTTTGGTGACGGCAGCGGAACTATCATCGTAAATGAACCCGATCCCATTCAGGGCAGGATCGTAAGAGACCTGAAAGTTGCTGATGCCGAAAACGCAGATGATTGGTCGATAGTATATGATACCACAGTGGGTTCAAGATTCTATGGCGACAGAGATATCACTGTAAGCAGTATCCCCTCTTATCTGAAAAACAGGGAAACTATCCGCACCGCCTGCGATTCCAAGCTGTATTCGGGTGACGAAGCTGCCTTTACTGTAAATCAGAACGCGACAGTATATATCGCAGTTGACGATCGTGTAAATCAGGGACTCAGCTGGCTGGGCAGCTGGACCAAGACCTCCGATACCATGACTACATCCAATGATGTAGTGCTTACTTTGTTCCACAAAGACTTTTCGGCAGGCAGCAGTGTTACCCTTGGTACTAACGGTGCGCAGGGTCTGTCTGCAAACTATATCGTCTTTGTGCTCCCTCAGGGAACATACCAGAGCGAAACACATGAGTATCCAAAAGTCACAAATATACAGTACAATACACAGTATCACCAGTTCAAGGTAAACTGGTCATCCGTCAAGGGCGCATCACAGTACGGTATAGCAGTTAAACTTGCGGGCAGGTGGAAGGTGCAGGCTTACACCGATGCTTACACCACTACATTCACATCGCCTAAGCTGAAGGCAGGCAGTTCCTATCAGATGGTTATCTGCGCCAAAGTGAACGGCAATTGGGATATTACTGATATCAATTCCAGATCATTCTATGTTACCGTGAAGTGA